A stretch of Aureispira sp. CCB-E DNA encodes these proteins:
- a CDS encoding SPOR domain-containing protein, with product MDLSYHIEELLFSNDCVIIPTIGGFIVNYASASIDFVEQRLLPPQKVVSFNPKLVNNDGLLANHIAQKEHLTYKQATQKVEAFSRQIEVDLFNNKIVHFENIGKLYFNSDSKLEFVPADTNFLKDAYGLPSLACTPILRNKDYLSKQDIPEHLVPIKRKQKAGILSIVAQPKVIAIAAVFIFALSTPFIYRAIVGASSTNPPTTIASNNNTSTQDTNNSSQASLIPSIGSNPTATQPEVEETPVDTIVEKVIEELPEIDKNAEDYVIVLGAFGKKRNADRLAKKLEKDNYLPEVTVKNGLNRVGVQITCTPEELKLHLDFLQENYNKKAWVVE from the coding sequence TTGGATCTATCTTATCACATAGAAGAACTCCTTTTTTCAAACGATTGTGTTATTATACCCACAATTGGGGGCTTTATTGTCAATTACGCTTCTGCATCAATTGACTTTGTAGAACAGCGTCTATTACCTCCTCAAAAAGTCGTTTCCTTCAATCCCAAGTTAGTCAACAACGATGGCTTGTTAGCCAACCATATTGCTCAAAAAGAACATTTAACTTATAAACAAGCTACTCAAAAAGTAGAGGCTTTTAGTCGTCAAATTGAAGTTGATTTATTTAACAATAAAATTGTTCATTTTGAAAATATTGGTAAACTGTATTTTAACTCAGATTCTAAATTAGAATTTGTTCCTGCTGATACTAATTTCTTGAAAGACGCTTATGGGTTACCTAGTTTGGCTTGTACTCCAATTCTTCGCAACAAGGATTACTTGAGCAAACAAGACATACCAGAGCATTTAGTTCCGATCAAACGAAAACAAAAAGCAGGTATTTTGTCGATTGTAGCACAACCTAAAGTGATTGCTATTGCTGCTGTCTTTATTTTTGCTTTATCTACACCGTTTATCTATCGGGCTATTGTTGGTGCTTCTAGCACTAATCCACCTACAACTATTGCTAGCAATAACAATACATCTACTCAAGATACAAACAATAGTTCTCAAGCTTCTTTGATCCCATCTATCGGAAGTAATCCAACAGCAACCCAACCTGAAGTTGAAGAAACACCAGTTGATACAATTGTTGAGAAAGTGATTGAAGAGTTGCCTGAGATAGACAAAAATGCAGAAGATTATGTTATTGTTTTGGGAGCTTTTGGAAAAAAGAGAAATGCTGATCGTCTGGCCAAAAAATTAGAAAAAGACAATTACCTACCAGAGGTAACTGTAAAAAATGGGTTAAATAGAGTTGGTGTTCAAATTACTTGTACTCCAGAAGAACTAAAGTTGCATTTAGATTTTTTGCAAGAAAATTATAACAAAAAAGCTTGGGTTGTAGAGTAA
- a CDS encoding alpha/beta fold hydrolase yields the protein MLKHNIYLLGFMGSGKSHIGKILSEVLDVPLIDLDAFIESEEGCTITDIFEQKGEAYFRQVETVCLRQLESARAVIALGGGTPCFSGNMPWINQTGCSFFLDPPIDVLVERLIGEQDKRPLLKGKDSVALRLFIEQKLEERRNFYEQAIHTIKENYSARIVFEIQRKMNQKLLLLHGALGSAEQLSPLKQALEPYFEVHTLNFEGHGGRATEAANFSIDCFTENVLEYLNKNKIAQIDILGYSMGGYVALNLALKHPSKVFRIFTLATKFAWSAESASKEVKMLDPVVIKKKVPAFAETLKERHAPLDWKVHLSKTAAMMLALGNGAKLSTEDFQKIQHRVLLTVGSKDRMVSEEETREVANTLPNGTFKLLEGVKHPIEQVDVKTFSQKVVSFFD from the coding sequence ATGTTGAAACATAATATATATTTGCTGGGCTTTATGGGCTCTGGAAAATCGCATATTGGCAAAATACTGTCAGAGGTATTAGACGTGCCATTGATAGATTTAGATGCCTTTATTGAGTCCGAAGAGGGATGTACAATCACTGATATTTTTGAACAGAAAGGGGAAGCTTACTTTCGGCAGGTAGAAACAGTGTGTTTACGGCAGTTAGAATCGGCTAGAGCAGTCATTGCTTTGGGAGGGGGAACGCCTTGTTTTTCGGGTAATATGCCTTGGATCAATCAAACGGGATGCAGTTTCTTTTTGGATCCGCCGATTGATGTATTGGTAGAACGTTTGATTGGAGAACAAGACAAAAGACCTTTGCTAAAGGGCAAAGATAGCGTGGCATTGCGCCTTTTTATTGAGCAAAAATTAGAAGAACGTCGCAATTTTTATGAGCAAGCAATTCATACTATAAAAGAAAACTATTCCGCAAGAATCGTATTTGAAATTCAACGTAAAATGAATCAGAAACTATTGTTACTACATGGAGCACTAGGGAGTGCTGAGCAACTAAGCCCTTTGAAACAGGCATTGGAACCTTATTTTGAGGTACATACACTTAATTTTGAAGGACATGGAGGAAGAGCGACAGAAGCAGCAAATTTTTCTATTGATTGTTTCACAGAAAATGTGTTGGAGTACCTCAATAAAAATAAAATTGCGCAGATTGATATCTTAGGATATTCAATGGGGGGCTATGTGGCTTTGAATCTGGCTCTGAAACATCCTAGCAAAGTTTTTAGGATTTTTACGTTAGCAACAAAATTTGCTTGGTCGGCAGAAAGTGCTTCTAAAGAAGTAAAAATGCTTGATCCAGTTGTGATAAAAAAGAAAGTTCCTGCTTTTGCAGAAACATTGAAAGAACGACATGCTCCCTTAGATTGGAAGGTTCATTTAAGCAAAACAGCTGCAATGATGTTAGCTTTGGGCAATGGTGCAAAGTTGTCTACAGAAGATTTTCAAAAAATTCAGCATAGGGTTTTATTAACAGTCGGTTCAAAAGATAGAATGGTTAGTGAAGAAGAGACTAGAGAGGTTGCCAATACTTTACCCAACGGGACGTTTAAATTATTAGAGGGAGTTAAGCATCCAATAGAACAAGTAGATGTGAAAACTTTTAGCCAAAAGGTAGTCTCTTTTTTTGATTAA
- a CDS encoding MarR family winged helix-turn-helix transcriptional regulator — translation MKYKLLIEILPYLEQFEKKGDGETVKDFISWMQGTPILDESVGSKRLKSVPLQGNINAQICQLIALMYKYTRFYYKKGFKNSLLQTSEDFGFLATLATFGDLRKNKLIQKNTSEFTSGMEVIRRLERNELIESFPDPEDKRAKRVKITAKGQEVFFSALPILQQIGAIATGELTDIEKQQLFELLNKLNYFHNPIFHNEKDAPLEIIVEDYVET, via the coding sequence ATGAAATACAAATTATTGATAGAAATACTTCCTTATTTAGAGCAATTTGAAAAGAAAGGAGATGGAGAGACGGTAAAAGACTTTATTAGTTGGATGCAAGGAACTCCAATCTTAGATGAAAGTGTGGGGAGCAAAAGATTAAAGTCGGTACCATTGCAGGGAAATATTAATGCTCAAATTTGTCAATTGATTGCATTAATGTATAAATACACTCGATTTTACTATAAAAAGGGATTTAAGAATTCACTTTTACAAACATCGGAAGATTTTGGTTTTTTGGCAACGCTAGCTACTTTTGGAGATTTACGAAAGAATAAATTAATTCAAAAAAATACTAGTGAATTTACTTCAGGAATGGAAGTTATTCGTAGGTTAGAGCGGAATGAATTGATTGAGTCTTTTCCTGATCCAGAGGATAAACGGGCCAAACGAGTGAAAATTACTGCAAAAGGTCAGGAGGTTTTTTTTAGTGCCTTGCCTATATTACAACAAATAGGTGCAATAGCGACAGGAGAGTTGACGGATATAGAAAAACAGCAATTGTTTGAACTATTGAATAAATTGAACTATTTTCATAATCCTATTTTTCACAATGAAAAAGACGCTCCTTTGGAGATAATTGTAGAGGACTATGTTGAAACATAA
- a CDS encoding TonB-dependent receptor, translating to MSSNCLQKSFLFVFVLFIPHFFWAQTGIIKGKVLEAASNQPIPFANVFIEGTTIGVTTDIDGNYELNQLEPGLYTVNATFLGFKTEAKREIQVTNSKPAIVDFALEEDTEKIDEVVVKASPFKQPADAPVSLQTIGTAEIQRNPGGNRDISKVIRSLPGVTSASSFRNDLLIRGGGPSENRFFLDDVEVPNINHFATQGSSGGPNGLINVDFIREVDFYSSAFPANRGNSMSSVFNFKQKNGRDDRLGFTATVGSSDLAATLEGPIGDKTTFIFSIRQSYLQFLFQALDLPFLPIYNDFQFKFRTRFDDKNELYFVGLGACDRFKLNLNANKTEAQRFQLERLPVYFQWNYTIGAVYKHYMEKGYFTAVVSRSMLNNDIYKHVDNDESQKRIIDYTSQEAENKVRLEHRVNLPKGFILNYGVGYEYARYTNLTKIDATTYQEIRTDLRMNKYAAFGQLSKKFFSDRLVLSTGVRLDGNDYNENMMNPFNQVSPRFSASFAIMKGLTINANTGLYYQLPSYTTLGYQEDNEFVNRDRLQYTRSFHLVGGLAYVTESSTKFSLEGYYKLYDNYPFLIEDQVSLANFGADFGVIGDAPISSTGKGRTYGLELLVQQRLYKGFYGILAYTLGWSEYTDGSGQFVPSAWDSRHIVNLTLGKSFKTMNQAIRDKINAKRAAKGKAVLTRKVVAQTLEIGTNLRFQTGLPYTPYDVEQSALVTNWNRFRQGILDYDQLNSQRLGANYSLDFRIDYKWFFPKWSFNLYLDLQNIPGVVTENASLVLDRDADGNPQIENPGGQNQSYKLKTLDAGRGTVIPTIGIIVQY from the coding sequence ATGAGTTCTAATTGTCTACAAAAGTCCTTCCTTTTTGTATTTGTGCTTTTTATTCCCCACTTTTTTTGGGCACAAACAGGAATTATCAAAGGAAAAGTCCTTGAAGCCGCCAGCAATCAACCCATTCCTTTTGCCAATGTATTCATCGAAGGAACAACCATAGGCGTTACAACAGATATTGATGGAAATTATGAATTGAATCAACTAGAACCTGGATTGTATACCGTTAATGCTACCTTTTTAGGATTTAAGACCGAAGCCAAACGAGAAATACAGGTTACCAATTCAAAACCTGCTATTGTAGACTTTGCATTGGAAGAAGATACTGAAAAAATAGACGAGGTTGTTGTGAAAGCATCGCCATTTAAGCAACCAGCAGATGCCCCTGTATCCCTACAAACAATCGGAACAGCAGAAATTCAACGAAATCCAGGAGGCAATAGGGATATATCAAAGGTTATACGTTCTTTGCCAGGAGTCACGAGCGCTTCTAGTTTTAGAAACGATTTATTGATTCGTGGTGGTGGTCCTAGTGAGAATCGTTTTTTCTTGGACGATGTTGAAGTGCCCAACATCAATCATTTTGCCACACAAGGTTCTTCTGGAGGTCCTAATGGTTTGATTAATGTGGACTTTATTCGTGAGGTAGACTTTTACAGTAGTGCTTTTCCTGCTAATCGAGGCAATTCCATGAGCTCTGTCTTTAATTTCAAACAAAAAAATGGTCGTGATGACCGCTTGGGTTTTACAGCAACCGTTGGTTCTAGTGATTTAGCCGCAACTTTGGAAGGTCCCATTGGAGATAAGACAACATTTATCTTTTCCATTCGCCAATCGTATCTACAATTCTTATTTCAGGCATTAGATTTACCATTTTTGCCCATTTATAATGATTTTCAATTTAAGTTTAGAACTCGTTTTGATGATAAAAATGAGCTTTATTTTGTAGGCTTAGGTGCTTGTGATCGCTTCAAGTTGAATTTAAATGCTAACAAAACAGAGGCACAACGTTTTCAATTGGAACGACTACCTGTCTATTTTCAATGGAATTATACAATTGGAGCGGTATACAAACATTATATGGAAAAAGGCTATTTTACAGCCGTTGTTAGTAGAAGTATGCTGAACAATGATATTTACAAACATGTTGATAATGATGAAAGTCAAAAAAGGATTATTGACTATACTTCTCAAGAAGCAGAAAATAAAGTACGTCTAGAACATCGTGTTAATCTACCAAAGGGTTTCATTTTAAACTATGGTGTTGGATATGAATACGCCCGATATACTAACTTGACTAAGATTGATGCTACGACTTATCAAGAAATAAGAACCGACCTAAGAATGAATAAATACGCTGCATTTGGACAGCTAAGTAAAAAATTCTTTTCTGATAGGCTTGTCTTATCAACAGGAGTTCGATTGGATGGAAATGATTACAATGAAAATATGATGAATCCTTTTAATCAAGTCTCTCCAAGATTCTCTGCTTCTTTTGCGATTATGAAAGGTCTAACCATCAATGCCAATACAGGGCTTTATTATCAACTACCTTCTTACACCACATTGGGCTACCAAGAAGATAATGAATTTGTGAATCGAGATCGACTACAATATACTCGCTCTTTTCACCTTGTAGGAGGACTTGCATATGTGACAGAAAGTAGCACTAAGTTTAGTTTGGAAGGCTATTATAAATTATATGATAATTATCCTTTTTTAATTGAAGATCAGGTTTCTTTAGCAAATTTTGGCGCTGATTTTGGCGTCATTGGCGATGCTCCAATCTCTTCTACTGGAAAAGGGCGAACATATGGTTTAGAATTGTTGGTTCAACAGCGCTTGTACAAAGGATTTTATGGCATTCTAGCTTATACGTTGGGATGGTCTGAATATACTGATGGCAGTGGGCAATTCGTTCCCTCAGCTTGGGATAGCCGCCATATTGTTAACTTAACCTTAGGTAAGTCATTTAAAACCATGAATCAAGCCATTCGTGATAAAATCAACGCCAAACGAGCAGCCAAAGGCAAAGCCGTTTTAACCAGAAAAGTTGTTGCTCAAACATTAGAAATTGGAACCAATCTTCGTTTTCAAACAGGACTACCTTATACACCATACGATGTAGAACAATCAGCATTGGTGACCAATTGGAATCGTTTTCGTCAAGGTATTTTAGATTATGACCAACTCAATTCTCAGCGATTGGGTGCCAACTACAGTCTTGATTTTAGAATTGATTACAAATGGTTCTTTCCAAAGTGGAGCTTCAATTTATACCTTGATCTACAAAACATTCCTGGAGTTGTCACAGAAAATGCTTCCTTGGTTTTGGATAGAGATGCTGATGGAAATCCTCAAATCGAAAATCCTGGGGGACAAAATCAATCTTATAAGTTAAAAACGTTGGACGCAGGCAGAGGCACAGTTATTCCGACCATAGGCATTATTGTACAGTATTAA
- a CDS encoding YwqG family protein has product MTTKDLEQIVKKSITTISWDAIKLLIQPSIEIEKTDSNVHKTGDSKLGGLPDVPLNFVWPSHHHHPYRFIAQFNLTKLATHTDLPSNGLLSVFVADTPEKEYFWGDDGYAKVFWFDNSKKLSPCQHPQGFQQPFISIKLVPSVALPLREDLIRNSLLSPEQMEELQFEILERQCKEMNHLLGYPFFSTLAYDPRPDETWVSLLNLASIQELDWCWHDGDFLMLFIEKEKLAKGDFSNIQSDAG; this is encoded by the coding sequence ATGACCACAAAGGATCTTGAACAAATTGTAAAAAAGTCTATAACTACTATTAGCTGGGATGCTATCAAACTCCTTATACAACCTTCTATAGAAATAGAAAAAACAGATTCTAATGTCCATAAAACAGGGGATAGTAAATTAGGTGGTCTTCCCGATGTTCCCCTCAATTTTGTATGGCCTTCTCATCACCATCATCCTTATAGATTCATAGCTCAATTCAATTTAACAAAATTAGCTACCCATACAGATCTTCCATCTAACGGCTTGCTTAGTGTTTTTGTAGCCGATACGCCCGAAAAAGAATACTTTTGGGGAGATGATGGATATGCCAAAGTTTTTTGGTTTGATAATAGTAAAAAACTAAGTCCTTGCCAACATCCTCAAGGATTCCAACAACCTTTTATCTCGATAAAATTAGTTCCATCTGTTGCCCTACCTCTTCGAGAGGATTTGATCCGCAACTCCTTGCTTAGCCCTGAACAAATGGAAGAACTTCAATTTGAAATCTTAGAACGCCAATGTAAAGAAATGAATCACCTTTTGGGATATCCCTTTTTTTCGACCTTGGCTTATGACCCTAGACCTGATGAAACTTGGGTATCATTGTTAAATCTTGCATCAATTCAAGAATTGGATTGGTGTTGGCACGATGGAGATTTTTTAATGTTATTTATTGAAAAAGAAAAACTTGCTAAAGGAGACTTTTCGAATATCCAGTCTGATGCAGGATAA
- a CDS encoding NAD(P)/FAD-dependent oxidoreductase has protein sequence MSEIVAKSAYDVVIIGAGIAGMTAAALLSRSGLSVCVVEKEPHAGGYLAGFRRKNFRFDSAIHWLNQCGEKGIVTRVFQFIGEDRPKPKPLDRIYRNKAEHLDYVLTSNPEDLKAQLIKDFPHEKAGIEKFFGAAKKIARTWDLYAENFRAAETMSVLDKVSNGMKKLNFIRPLIRYIWYHGEEGVTKGLNLFFKDPELHRYWASEHDLLSCLFPIAWAYIGDYQLPPQGGSQVFIEWLTHVTEFYRNDIVYGATVQSILLEDNVCKGVVFERKGKVHTVKSKQVIAACDVEMLYERLLPTDLIPQSLKDNLKSAELYSSAVAISLALDCPTEDLGFTEELIMIQAEGISRAEHDSGDPYKTAISIIPPSLRDKSLAPEGKGTLTVYSSAYIDYKNYWGCEVDAAGNYVRTDAYYKIKEEFANIILDRIEERLKVDLRGHIMFMDVASPITHWRYSYNRGGSIMGARPGRANMEAKIAHYQTPVKNLILGGHWADLGGGVPIAVKSAANAALIVLKTQKTEAFKAFAQYADGKIDHKKAHETGAFEAYDNSWVQCKTPAEEQKEKKK, from the coding sequence ATGAGTGAAATTGTGGCAAAATCAGCGTATGATGTCGTCATTATTGGTGCAGGAATCGCAGGAATGACTGCGGCTGCTTTGTTAAGCCGTTCGGGCTTGTCTGTTTGTGTCGTAGAAAAAGAACCTCATGCGGGAGGATATTTGGCAGGATTTAGACGAAAAAACTTTCGATTTGATTCTGCTATTCATTGGTTGAATCAATGTGGTGAAAAAGGAATTGTAACCAGAGTGTTTCAATTTATAGGAGAAGATCGCCCTAAACCAAAACCTTTGGATCGAATCTACAGAAACAAGGCAGAGCATTTGGATTATGTATTAACTAGTAATCCCGAAGACTTAAAAGCGCAGTTGATCAAAGATTTTCCACACGAAAAGGCTGGCATAGAAAAGTTCTTTGGAGCTGCAAAAAAAATAGCACGTACTTGGGATTTGTATGCAGAAAATTTTAGAGCAGCAGAAACCATGTCTGTTTTGGATAAGGTGTCTAATGGAATGAAAAAACTGAATTTCATCCGCCCACTCATTCGTTACATTTGGTATCATGGAGAAGAGGGCGTTACAAAAGGGCTGAATTTGTTCTTTAAAGACCCTGAATTGCACCGCTATTGGGCTTCGGAGCATGATTTGTTGTCTTGTTTGTTTCCAATTGCTTGGGCTTATATTGGAGATTATCAATTACCACCTCAAGGCGGAAGCCAAGTATTTATAGAGTGGTTGACGCACGTAACGGAGTTTTATAGAAACGATATCGTATATGGTGCTACGGTTCAAAGTATCTTGTTGGAAGACAATGTCTGTAAGGGGGTTGTATTTGAGAGAAAAGGAAAAGTACATACGGTTAAAAGCAAACAGGTAATTGCCGCTTGTGATGTGGAAATGCTTTACGAACGCTTACTACCGACCGATTTAATTCCTCAAAGTTTGAAAGATAATCTAAAGTCAGCTGAATTATATAGTTCGGCAGTGGCTATTTCTTTAGCATTAGATTGCCCGACAGAGGATTTAGGATTTACCGAAGAGTTAATTATGATTCAAGCGGAAGGAATTAGCAGGGCAGAGCACGATTCAGGAGATCCTTATAAAACTGCTATTTCTATTATTCCGCCTAGTTTGAGAGATAAAAGCTTGGCACCAGAAGGGAAAGGTACTCTAACAGTATATTCTTCTGCTTATATTGATTATAAGAATTATTGGGGGTGTGAAGTAGACGCTGCTGGAAACTATGTTCGTACAGACGCTTATTATAAAATAAAAGAGGAATTTGCGAATATTATCTTAGACCGTATAGAAGAACGTCTAAAGGTCGATTTGCGCGGCCATATTATGTTTATGGATGTAGCTTCTCCTATTACACACTGGAGGTATAGTTATAATCGGGGAGGATCGATCATGGGAGCACGTCCAGGAAGGGCGAATATGGAAGCAAAAATTGCGCATTATCAAACGCCTGTCAAAAACTTAATTTTGGGTGGTCACTGGGCGGATTTAGGTGGCGGTGTACCTATTGCTGTTAAATCTGCTGCCAATGCAGCTTTGATTGTTTTGAAAACTCAAAAAACAGAGGCATTTAAAGCCTTTGCCCAATACGCAGATGGGAAAATAGATCACAAGAAAGCTCATGAAACAGGAGCCTTTGAAGCATACGACAATTCTTGGGTGCAGTGCAAAACGCCTGCCGAAGAGCAAAAAGAAAAAAAGAAATAA
- a CDS encoding CocE/NonD family hydrolase, whose translation MLLKIPPLLLSLLINTFFFISAYGQNNNGRLDQIEELGTKLSVPIRAPGDVHIATDLFLPITSDSLVINTNILGQNINLELIPKGTQIVVYPEIMDSSGNWIPNPNPYQLPIVLTRTPYGKDGLGGIGNIIPILGYAYANQDVRGRGESEGVYLPLYSDSWQKAPYHNYNHLLDISNSTDSTNGRFHEDGWTVYKYLLNDLKKDFDLDGDGIAETNATICNGTIGLFGASAFSIPHFQLMASNYIDPSPNLPGLKGNVALIATGEHYNTTGYHNGVFRQGLVSKWLEKEMESIEDSIGTDNSLSNALHTPFDFGLPTKADVLYATVDHYTAYKYPNSSIANGYPNSIGRTEMDISYAPVDINGKGDPNGTFSRYTNMNVPTYHLTGWYDLFVDGQIKTWKNLRTHTSTQQKIVIGPWAHTSLTMNQSGDLVYPKQAADLLGFDGSGLDLGNLATIDFSKILGTEPIEFMRYTLSSNGYLKLGDPVIRIPESNTWQGNNLKVRIPSQNYDLSLIQLLNFIAGQGSLPDIPVEAQLGILPAVNLNIPFPNVSGLLPNLPFTLNQPIAEPKDIDFDTIPDVRFYVIGPTDSLAGNERAGNYWYAATEFPLSQGIHYTPFYLHQNGTIDGIRPTTNEGSTTYIHDPNHPVLTVGGGNLFIKNPDGRDSHGQMNLADSSVINRTLNHAGVIQFETTVLTDTFSMIGIPKATIYAQSEPQSSGSGETDTDFFIRIVDVYPDGKEYLVIEGAVNARARAYAKSIYDNNENPNALFSNIQIGQIYAYQFNLLPIAYTFGKQHKMKVLISSSNYPRYMANPNIPLENGDFFRRRPNDGKTYTYQNQTYSARVADNSIHFSDSLASRLELPIYGKNPFPVSVDKIVSNSENFLQLSPNPSKDYLQLTLSQQCDGLISVYDNLGQLVLQTSIHSKIKQLDIRALATGVYRVQITDHDTQQKRIGSFVKR comes from the coding sequence ATGCTATTAAAAATTCCCCCACTTTTATTGTCCCTTTTAATCAATACTTTTTTTTTCATTTCTGCTTATGGTCAAAACAACAATGGTCGACTAGATCAAATCGAAGAGCTAGGCACCAAACTATCGGTTCCGATTAGAGCTCCAGGAGACGTGCATATTGCTACCGATTTATTTTTACCAATTACAAGTGATAGCTTGGTCATTAATACCAATATTTTAGGACAAAACATTAATTTAGAATTAATTCCAAAAGGAACACAAATTGTAGTATATCCCGAAATTATGGATAGCTCAGGAAATTGGATTCCTAATCCTAATCCATATCAACTTCCTATCGTTCTGACTAGAACACCTTATGGCAAAGATGGTTTGGGAGGCATTGGCAATATTATTCCCATTTTAGGCTATGCTTACGCCAATCAAGATGTACGAGGTAGAGGTGAATCCGAAGGCGTTTATCTGCCTCTTTATAGTGACAGTTGGCAAAAAGCTCCCTATCACAACTACAATCATTTATTAGACATTAGCAACTCTACAGATTCTACCAATGGTCGTTTCCATGAAGATGGCTGGACTGTTTATAAATACTTGTTGAACGACCTAAAAAAAGATTTTGATTTAGATGGAGATGGAATTGCCGAAACGAATGCTACTATTTGTAATGGTACCATTGGACTCTTTGGCGCGTCAGCCTTTTCTATTCCTCATTTTCAACTGATGGCATCCAACTACATTGATCCTTCTCCCAATCTACCAGGCTTAAAGGGCAATGTTGCTTTAATTGCTACAGGTGAACATTACAATACAACAGGCTACCATAATGGTGTTTTCAGACAAGGTCTAGTCAGTAAATGGCTAGAAAAAGAAATGGAATCTATAGAAGACTCTATTGGAACAGACAATTCACTATCCAATGCCTTGCATACCCCTTTTGATTTTGGCTTACCCACCAAAGCAGATGTTCTTTATGCAACTGTTGACCATTATACTGCATACAAATACCCGAACTCCTCCATTGCCAATGGCTACCCCAACTCTATTGGGCGGACTGAAATGGACATTAGCTATGCTCCTGTGGATATAAATGGAAAAGGAGATCCTAACGGAACTTTTTCTAGATATACTAATATGAATGTTCCTACTTACCACTTAACAGGTTGGTACGACTTATTTGTAGATGGGCAAATCAAAACTTGGAAAAATCTACGTACACACACCTCTACTCAACAAAAAATTGTCATTGGTCCTTGGGCACATACCTCTCTTACGATGAATCAATCTGGCGACTTAGTTTATCCCAAACAAGCTGCTGATTTACTTGGTTTTGACGGCTCTGGACTGGATTTAGGAAATTTAGCAACAATAGACTTTAGTAAAATACTGGGAACAGAACCTATCGAGTTTATGCGTTACACACTTAGTAGCAATGGTTACCTCAAATTGGGCGACCCAGTGATTCGAATTCCTGAAAGTAACACATGGCAAGGCAATAATTTAAAAGTTAGAATTCCCTCTCAAAACTACGATTTGAGTCTTATCCAATTGCTCAATTTTATTGCAGGGCAAGGAAGTTTGCCTGATATTCCTGTAGAAGCGCAACTCGGTATTTTACCAGCTGTTAATTTAAACATTCCATTTCCTAATGTAAGCGGCTTATTACCTAACTTGCCCTTTACTCTAAACCAACCCATTGCAGAACCCAAAGATATAGATTTTGATACCATTCCAGATGTTCGCTTCTACGTCATTGGTCCAACCGATAGTTTAGCAGGAAACGAGCGAGCTGGCAACTACTGGTATGCTGCCACAGAATTTCCTCTTAGTCAAGGCATTCATTATACTCCTTTTTATTTGCATCAAAATGGAACCATTGATGGTATTCGCCCCACCACAAATGAAGGAAGCACAACTTATATACACGACCCTAACCACCCTGTTTTAACAGTCGGGGGCGGTAATCTTTTCATCAAAAATCCTGACGGCAGAGATTCTCACGGGCAAATGAACTTGGCTGATTCTTCTGTTATCAACAGAACTTTAAATCATGCGGGAGTTATTCAGTTTGAAACAACTGTCTTGACGGATACTTTTTCTATGATTGGTATCCCTAAAGCCACTATATATGCCCAATCAGAGCCTCAATCTAGCGGTTCTGGCGAAACAGATACAGACTTTTTTATTAGAATTGTAGATGTTTATCCTGATGGCAAGGAGTATTTGGTCATTGAAGGGGCTGTAAATGCTCGGGCAAGAGCGTACGCTAAGTCAATTTATGATAACAACGAAAATCCTAATGCCCTATTCTCAAACATCCAAATCGGTCAAATTTATGCGTATCAATTTAATTTATTACCTATTGCCTACACATTCGGCAAACAGCACAAAATGAAAGTGTTGATTAGCAGCAGCAATTACCCTCGTTATATGGCAAACCCTAATATTCCTTTAGAAAATGGTGATTTCTTTAGAAGAAGACCCAACGATGGTAAAACGTATACCTACCAAAATCAAACCTATAGTGCTAGAGTCGCTGACAACAGCATCCATTTTAGTGATAGTTTGGCTTCTCGATTAGAATTGCCTATATATGGCAAAAATCCTTTTCCTGTTTCTGTTGACAAAATTGTATCGAACTCAGAAAATTTCTTACAATTAAGTCCCAATCCTAGCAAAGACTACTTACAACTTACATTATCCCAACAATGTGATGGTTTGATTTCGGTTTATGATAATCTTGGTCAATTAGTACTCCAAACATCCATTCATTCCAAAATAAAACAATTAGACATTCGAGCCTTAGCTACTGGGGTTTACAGGGTTCAAATAACAGATCATGACACCCAACAAAAACGAATTGGCAGTTTTGTAAAACGCTAA